One genomic segment of Streptomyces liangshanensis includes these proteins:
- a CDS encoding PaeR7I family type II restriction endonuclease, which translates to MTVTRQDFEDAIATYWGAKQLQREQSAIKAAVGAGTAGSVRGGKHFDAIAILLSKFFLEAGYPPESIRVTKKQGLELPGYYRPQKQWDLVVVHEGVLVAAFELKALGGPSFGNNYNNRVEEALGSAVDLRRAALAELYPKEKPWLGYFFIMEDGSGSRRPVSIAEGALPADSIWHGTSYQDRFGIFCERLVAEQLYDAACYVTSSAEDPKPVELVNSLDWRHFSAAISARLTYLKELGIPG; encoded by the coding sequence TTGACGGTCACCCGCCAGGACTTCGAGGACGCGATAGCGACCTATTGGGGCGCCAAGCAGCTGCAGCGGGAGCAGTCCGCGATCAAGGCCGCGGTCGGCGCCGGCACCGCCGGATCCGTGCGCGGTGGTAAGCACTTCGACGCGATCGCGATCCTCCTGTCGAAGTTCTTCCTCGAAGCCGGCTACCCGCCCGAGAGCATCCGGGTCACCAAGAAACAAGGTCTGGAACTCCCCGGTTACTACCGCCCCCAGAAGCAGTGGGACCTCGTGGTGGTCCACGAGGGAGTGCTGGTTGCGGCTTTCGAACTGAAGGCCCTCGGAGGGCCGTCGTTCGGAAACAACTACAACAACCGGGTTGAGGAAGCGCTCGGCAGCGCGGTGGATCTGCGACGGGCCGCCTTGGCCGAGCTGTATCCGAAGGAGAAGCCCTGGCTCGGCTACTTCTTCATCATGGAGGACGGCAGCGGCTCTCGGAGGCCGGTCAGCATCGCGGAGGGCGCGCTGCCTGCCGATTCAATCTGGCACGGCACCTCGTATCAGGACCGGTTCGGGATCTTCTGCGAGCGCCTTGTGGCCGAGCAGCTGTACGACGCCGCTTGCTATGTCACGTCCTCAGCCGAGGACCCCAAGCCCGTCGAACTGGTGAACAGCCTTGACTGGCGGCACTTCTCGGCTGCCATAAGCGCCCGCCTCACGTATTTGAAGGAGCTCGGGATCCCCGGCTAG
- a CDS encoding sterol desaturase family protein, translating to MPRQRVRDVLTVTAQPLLLLAAVAVFVPTVWLGWEPGMATFLFQFAVLGILLVLEFVIPYNPSWRPDRREWGYYAVYYVLTAVGGALGQNLVLLGVGALADPDPVLPLWGEIPLALLLGSLASYGVHRAGHTYAWLWRLHGVHHVPDKVNVGNNSVNHVADVVISQGFVQLALALVGFSERAVFAVGLFVVAQGYFVHANIRVRLGPLNHVLAGPEQHRLHHSTDLAEAGHYGSDLSLWDRLFGTFTWRPGREPAAVGLADPRTFPATGSILTTLVHPWRRSAG from the coding sequence ATGCCCCGGCAGAGAGTGCGAGATGTACTGACCGTCACCGCCCAACCCCTGCTCCTGCTCGCCGCCGTCGCCGTGTTCGTGCCCACCGTGTGGCTCGGATGGGAACCGGGGATGGCCACCTTCCTCTTCCAGTTCGCGGTGCTCGGGATTCTCCTGGTGCTGGAGTTCGTGATCCCGTACAACCCCTCGTGGCGGCCGGACCGGCGGGAGTGGGGGTACTACGCCGTGTACTACGTCCTCACCGCCGTCGGGGGCGCGCTCGGGCAGAATCTGGTGCTCCTGGGGGTCGGCGCCCTCGCCGATCCGGATCCGGTGCTGCCGTTGTGGGGGGAGATCCCGCTCGCGCTCCTGCTCGGTTCCCTCGCGAGCTACGGGGTGCACCGGGCCGGCCACACCTACGCGTGGTTGTGGCGGCTGCACGGGGTGCACCACGTACCGGACAAGGTGAACGTCGGCAACAACAGCGTCAACCACGTGGCCGACGTGGTGATTTCGCAGGGCTTCGTCCAACTGGCCCTCGCCCTGGTGGGGTTCTCCGAGCGCGCGGTCTTCGCGGTCGGGCTCTTCGTCGTGGCGCAGGGGTACTTCGTCCACGCCAACATCCGGGTGCGGCTGGGGCCCTTGAACCACGTCCTCGCCGGACCCGAGCAGCACCGGCTGCACCACAGCACCGACCTGGCCGAGGCCGGCCACTACGGCTCCGACCTGTCCCTGTGGGACCGCCTCTTCGGTACGTTCACCTGGCGCCCCGGCCGTGAGCCGGCGGCGGTCGGGCTGGCCGATCCGCGTACCTTCCCCGCCACCGGCAGCATCCTCACCACACTCGTCCACCCCTGGCGCCGCTCCGCCGGGTGA
- a CDS encoding Eco57I restriction-modification methylase domain-containing protein, whose product MATPLFFDTALHTLPSVPEEAVEHGEVFTQRWVVDLILDLVGYTSDKALCDLKLVEPACGSGAFLGAVASRISASCREQNRPISDASHAVRALDLLERNVRRSREVVEQHLVDDGWNPTDAQQVAAAWVEQGDYLLQPEGTQHADYVVGNPPYIRLEDVPADRMAVYRHACPTMGGRADIYVGFFEVALRSLGAAGQLGFICADRWMRNQYGRQLRQLVTKNFSMDLALVMHDVDAFHDQVSAYPAITLISKRPQGTAVAADTTRAFGAPEATAFARWYATDQTESVTTPAFQAARMPHWFPDEDSWPSASPARLAVLEELTERFHLLESKKSGTRVGIGIATGADKVFLTDDGTLIEDDRLLPMAMVRDTTSGTLNWNGTYLVNPWTANGDLVDLAAYPRLARYLDEHGAALRKRYVAVKQPHRWYKTIDKVDHALTRRPKLLLPDMKLTIHPVLDEGGLYPHHNLYFIVSDVWDMRVLGGLLLSKVAEAFVEAYAVKMRGGTLRFQAQYLRKIRVPDPEAISERDREALAAAFDKRDVRAATEAALRVYGLAELPD is encoded by the coding sequence GTGGCCACTCCCCTGTTCTTCGACACCGCGCTCCACACCCTCCCCTCAGTCCCCGAGGAGGCCGTGGAGCACGGCGAGGTGTTCACACAGCGTTGGGTCGTCGATCTGATCCTCGACCTCGTGGGCTACACCTCTGACAAAGCCCTCTGCGACCTGAAGCTCGTGGAGCCGGCCTGCGGATCAGGAGCCTTTCTAGGAGCCGTGGCTTCGCGGATCAGCGCATCCTGCCGCGAGCAAAACCGTCCCATCAGTGACGCAAGCCATGCCGTGCGTGCGCTCGATCTGCTGGAGCGCAACGTCCGCAGGAGCCGCGAAGTCGTCGAGCAGCACTTGGTCGACGACGGCTGGAACCCCACAGATGCCCAGCAGGTGGCGGCGGCCTGGGTCGAGCAGGGTGACTACCTACTCCAGCCCGAAGGGACCCAGCACGCGGACTATGTGGTCGGCAACCCGCCCTACATCCGCTTGGAGGACGTCCCGGCGGACAGGATGGCTGTCTATCGTCACGCGTGCCCCACCATGGGCGGCCGCGCAGACATCTACGTCGGCTTCTTCGAAGTCGCCCTTCGAAGCCTCGGGGCAGCCGGACAGCTGGGCTTCATCTGCGCGGACCGTTGGATGCGCAATCAGTACGGCCGGCAGTTGCGCCAGCTGGTGACCAAGAACTTCAGCATGGATCTGGCTCTGGTCATGCACGATGTGGACGCCTTCCACGACCAGGTCTCCGCGTACCCCGCCATCACGCTGATCAGCAAGCGGCCTCAGGGGACCGCTGTGGCAGCGGACACCACACGAGCCTTCGGTGCTCCTGAGGCCACCGCCTTCGCACGCTGGTACGCGACTGACCAGACAGAGTCGGTCACGACACCAGCGTTCCAGGCCGCTCGCATGCCGCACTGGTTCCCGGACGAGGACTCCTGGCCGAGTGCTTCACCTGCACGACTGGCAGTCCTCGAGGAACTGACAGAGCGCTTCCACCTGCTTGAGAGCAAGAAGTCCGGTACCCGAGTCGGCATCGGCATCGCCACCGGAGCGGACAAGGTCTTCCTCACCGACGACGGCACGTTGATCGAAGACGACCGCCTCCTGCCGATGGCCATGGTTCGCGACACCACGAGCGGCACGCTCAACTGGAACGGCACCTACCTGGTCAACCCCTGGACGGCCAACGGCGATCTGGTCGACCTCGCCGCGTATCCCCGGCTTGCCAGGTATCTCGACGAACACGGAGCCGCGTTGCGCAAGCGCTACGTGGCGGTCAAGCAGCCACACCGCTGGTACAAGACCATCGACAAGGTCGATCACGCGCTGACTCGGCGGCCCAAGCTGCTGCTCCCGGACATGAAGCTGACGATCCATCCGGTACTCGACGAGGGCGGACTGTACCCTCACCACAACCTGTACTTCATCGTCTCGGACGTCTGGGACATGCGCGTGCTGGGTGGTCTCCTACTCTCCAAGGTCGCGGAAGCATTCGTGGAGGCGTACGCGGTCAAGATGCGAGGGGGGACCCTCCGCTTCCAGGCCCAGTACCTCCGCAAGATCCGGGTCCCAGACCCGGAAGCGATCAGCGAGCGCGACCGAGAAGCCCTGGCGGCAGCTTTCGACAAGCGAGACGTGAGGGCCGCCACGGAGGCCGCCCTGCGCGTCTACGGACTTGCCGAGCTTCCTGACTAG
- a CDS encoding DNA polymerase III subunit gamma and tau, whose amino-acid sequence MSSLALYRRYRPESFAEVIGQEHVTDPLQQALRNNRVNHAYLFSGPRGCGKTTSARILARCLNCEQGPTPTPCGTCQSCRDLARNGPGSIDVIEIDAASHGGVDDARDLREKAFFGPASSRYKIYIIDEAHMVSPAGFNALLKVVEEPPEHLKFIFATTEPEKVIGTIRSRTHHYPFRLVPPGTLRNYLGEVCAKEQIPVAEGVLPLVVRAGGGSVRDSMSVMDQLLAGAAEDGVTYAMATGLLGYTDGSLLDAVVDAFASGDGAAAFEVVEQVIEGGNDPRRFVADLLERLRDLVILAAVPDAAEKGLIEAPADVVERMQAQASVLGASELSRAADLVNTGLTEMRGATSPRLQLELICARVLLPAAFDDERSVQARLDRLERGAANAVFSTGPGVSGSGGAGSGGSRVGGAGSGGSGGGGAGSGGSGGGGAGSGVGSGGLSVGYVPGPEGHAPVAPQAPAAPPVPPAAAPAAEPQRPGAWPGAAAPPPVAPAASEAARRPGGWPTASTPGQGPASAPVAGPPAASSGPGGQPSGPAAAAPGPAPAMGQGAGQVRNMWPDILEAVKNRRRFTWILLSQNAQVAGFDGTTLQIGFINAGARDNFTSSGSEDVLKQALSEQFNVQWKIEAIVDPSGGTAGPPLSGGGGGGGGYGGGGNGGPNPGGTNLGGAGGYGGGAANGGGYGTGGGAVMGAGSAAGGAAGAGASGFSGGGGSGGGTGGTGGGGYGSRPTGSAQASAPGSPAPGPSGASASQGGYGAQGSAQGHGQGPAQGQAGHGPGSSASGGPGGGQGFSAPNPVAPEDDTPEEDDPDLVDSALSGHDLIVRELGATIVEEYSNE is encoded by the coding sequence GTGTCGTCCCTTGCGTTGTATCGCCGCTATCGCCCCGAGTCCTTCGCCGAGGTCATCGGGCAGGAGCATGTCACTGACCCGTTGCAGCAGGCCCTGCGCAACAACCGGGTCAATCACGCGTACCTGTTCAGCGGCCCGCGCGGCTGTGGGAAGACGACCAGCGCGCGGATCCTCGCCCGCTGCCTGAACTGCGAGCAGGGGCCCACGCCGACACCGTGCGGTACGTGCCAGTCCTGCCGCGACCTGGCCAGGAACGGGCCGGGGTCGATCGACGTCATCGAGATCGACGCCGCGTCGCACGGAGGCGTGGACGACGCCCGTGACCTGCGCGAAAAGGCGTTCTTCGGGCCGGCCAGCAGTCGATACAAGATCTACATCATCGACGAGGCCCACATGGTCAGCCCGGCGGGTTTCAACGCCCTGTTGAAGGTCGTCGAGGAGCCCCCGGAGCATCTCAAGTTCATCTTCGCGACGACCGAGCCCGAGAAGGTCATCGGGACGATCCGTTCGCGTACGCACCACTACCCGTTCCGCCTGGTGCCGCCCGGGACGCTGCGCAACTACCTGGGCGAGGTGTGCGCCAAGGAGCAGATCCCGGTCGCCGAGGGTGTGCTGCCGCTCGTCGTGCGCGCCGGCGGCGGTTCCGTACGTGACTCGATGTCCGTCATGGATCAGCTGCTCGCGGGCGCGGCCGAGGACGGTGTGACGTACGCCATGGCGACCGGCCTGCTCGGTTATACGGACGGGTCGCTGCTCGACGCGGTCGTGGACGCGTTCGCCTCCGGGGACGGGGCGGCCGCCTTCGAGGTGGTGGAGCAGGTCATCGAGGGCGGCAACGATCCGCGCCGCTTCGTCGCCGACCTGCTGGAGCGGCTGCGCGACCTGGTGATCCTCGCCGCGGTGCCGGACGCCGCCGAGAAGGGGCTGATCGAGGCGCCCGCCGACGTGGTCGAGCGGATGCAGGCCCAGGCGTCGGTCCTCGGGGCGTCCGAGCTGAGCCGGGCCGCCGATCTGGTCAACACCGGGTTGACGGAGATGCGTGGCGCGACCTCGCCACGGTTGCAGTTGGAGCTGATCTGCGCGCGTGTGCTGCTGCCCGCCGCGTTCGACGACGAGCGGTCGGTGCAGGCGCGCCTCGACCGGTTGGAGCGGGGCGCGGCGAACGCCGTGTTCTCGACCGGGCCGGGAGTTTCTGGTTCGGGGGGGGCCGGCTCGGGAGGGTCCAGGGTCGGTGGGGCCGGCTCGGGAGGGTCCGGGGGCGGTGGGGCCGGCTCGGGAGGGTCCGGGGGCGGTGGGGCCGGCTCGGGTGTCGGGTCCGGGGGGCTTTCTGTCGGGTACGTTCCCGGGCCCGAAGGGCATGCGCCTGTCGCGCCCCAGGCGCCGGCCGCTCCTCCCGTACCCCCCGCTGCCGCTCCCGCCGCCGAGCCTCAGAGGCCGGGTGCCTGGCCAGGTGCCGCCGCGCCGCCGCCCGTGGCGCCCGCCGCGTCCGAGGCCGCGCGCCGGCCCGGGGGCTGGCCGACGGCCTCCACCCCCGGGCAGGGGCCGGCGTCCGCGCCCGTAGCGGGTCCGCCCGCCGCCTCGTCTGGCCCGGGCGGCCAGCCGTCGGGGCCCGCGGCCGCCGCGCCCGGACCCGCGCCCGCCATGGGGCAGGGCGCCGGGCAGGTGCGGAACATGTGGCCGGACATCCTGGAGGCCGTGAAGAACCGCCGCCGCTTCACCTGGATCCTGCTCAGCCAGAACGCGCAGGTGGCGGGCTTCGACGGTACGACGCTCCAGATCGGCTTCATCAACGCCGGTGCCCGCGACAACTTCACCAGCAGCGGCAGCGAGGACGTCCTCAAGCAGGCGCTCTCCGAGCAGTTCAACGTCCAGTGGAAGATCGAGGCCATCGTCGACCCGTCGGGTGGCACGGCCGGGCCGCCCCTCTCGGGCGGTGGCGGTGGCGGCGGTGGATACGGAGGCGGCGGCAACGGCGGTCCGAACCCCGGCGGTACGAACCTCGGCGGCGCCGGCGGGTACGGCGGGGGGGCCGCGAACGGCGGCGGGTACGGCACCGGCGGCGGCGCGGTCATGGGCGCCGGGTCGGCCGCGGGGGGCGCCGCGGGTGCCGGCGCGAGTGGCTTCTCCGGTGGCGGGGGCTCCGGGGGCGGTACGGGGGGTACGGGGGGCGGCGGTTACGGCTCCCGCCCCACCGGCTCCGCCCAGGCCTCCGCGCCCGGTTCCCCCGCCCCCGGTCCGTCGGGGGCTTCGGCGTCCCAGGGCGGGTACGGGGCGCAGGGATCCGCACAGGGTCACGGACAGGGACCTGCG